Proteins encoded in a region of the Lolium rigidum isolate FL_2022 unplaced genomic scaffold, APGP_CSIRO_Lrig_0.1 contig_10342_1, whole genome shotgun sequence genome:
- the LOC124680223 gene encoding uncharacterized protein LOC124680223, which yields MSLRHLLLQARRRSCQTPPQLSAILHIFRSLSIQPSRTSPDQIQLPQTSPCSNANALGAGFHIDIVDSDLWPSSFGFSSEPMLGDECPDSFQEHEEEVHDLDDEIDDMRNRKKLFYKLDRGSKEFEENNLPLRRRWKREKPNTKNPSESNKVEPSKPPPLKVPKLKVKPVERKDDMVEVKRDRVPTFNQMTGPYHYPFCLDIHVSKGSVRACFVHRVTSRVVSVAHSISKDMKFDLGSRKGIKACVAVGALLAKRAIEDDIHNAIYTPRKGDKIEGKIEVVLRGIIENGVDVKVKLKQRKLTKNAPAVQRDESRW from the exons ATGTCACTTCGACACCTGCTTCTCCAAGCTAGGCGGCGCTCGTGTCAGACGCCTCCGCAGCTCTCTGCAATCCTCCATATATTCCGTTCACTCTCCATTCAACCATCCAGAACTTCCCCGGACCAAATCCAGCTGCCCCAAACCTCGCCTTGTTCCAATGCCAACGCACTTGGCGCCGGCTTCCACATTGACATTGTGGACTCCGACCTCTGGCCTTCTTCCTTCGGCTTCTCCTCAGAACCCATGCTGGGTGATGAGTGTCCTGATAGCTTCCAGGAACACGAAGAAGAAGTGCACGACTTGGATGACGAGATAGATGACATGAGAAACCGCAAGAAGCTGTTCTACAAGCTGGACAGGGGGTCCAAGGAGTTTGAGGAGAACAATTTGCCCTTGCGGCGCAGATGGAAGAGAGAGAAACCCAATACCAAGAATCCATCAGAGAGCAACAAGGTGGAACCTAGCAAACCACCTCCTTTGAAGGttccaaagttgaaggtcaagcctGTAGAGCGAAAAGACGACATGGTTGAGGTGAAGAGGGACCGAGTGCCGACGTTTAACCAGATGACTGGTCCTTACCACTACCCTTTCTGCCTAGACATACATGTCTCGAAGGGGTCGGTGCGTGCTTGCTTCGTTCACCGAGTGACCAGCAGAGTGGTGTCGGTTGCTCACTCCATATCAAAGGACATGAAGTTTGATCTTGGTTCAAGGAAGGGTATCAAGGCATGTGTGGCGGTTGGGGCGTTACTTGCGAAGCGTGCGATAGAGGACGATATTCACAATGCAATTTATACACCTAGAAAAGGGGACAAAATTGAAGGAAAAATCGAGGTTGTGCTGCGTGGAATAATTGAGAATGGAGTTGATGTGAAGGTGAAACTCAAACAAAGGAAGCTAACAAAG AATGCGCCGGCGGTGCAGCGTGATGAGTCTCGGTGGTAG
- the LOC124680227 gene encoding pentatricopeptide repeat-containing protein At1g09820-like isoform X2 yields MPLRTLLRHLAAGRFARVQALTGTTTAAAAHGVLHLLLRTAPLPPLPHLVSLARWSRAHFRAPLPLPLHALLLARLASHRLYPLLRSELHALAAARLHSPPSILRALPAASSPTAPPLIADMLVCTLATDSQPLPAYEAFLFAGDNYPRHRPFVFSVNRLLSALVDAGRADLAERAFRAALRRRVSPDLFTFNIVISGLCKDGQLRKAGDVAKDIRAWGLTPSAVTYNTLIAGYCKRGRTGRMYHVDTLLKEMIEAGISPDEVTFNVLINGYCSDSNLAAALRVFEEMKEQGIAASAVTYAALVCGFCGEGKVEEGVKLVDEMQDLGLAPNVATMNSVLNGFCKKGMMADAENWIHGMVQRSVEPNVVTYTVLIDGYRRLGKMKDAVAVMDAMAGKGISPNVRSYNCLIAGFTHNGDWRSVSGLLDEMKEKGVCADIVTYNTLIGALCCKGDVRKAVRLLDEMVMVGVEPKHVTYNTIIHGYCEKGNIKSAYEIRTRMEKDRKRANVVTYNVFIKYLCRMGKMEEANELLNEMLEKGLVPNEVTYETIKEGMMEKGYVPDVRGLTCSESSQNLSST; encoded by the coding sequence ATGCCGCTCCGCACGCTGCTCCGGCACCTAGCCGCCGGGCGCTTCGCCCGCGTGCAGGCTCTCACGGGCAcgaccacggcggcggcggcgcacggcgtcctccacctcctcctccgcaccGCGCCGCTCCCTCCCCTGCCCCACCTAGTCTCCCTCGCGCGCTGGTCGCGCGCCCACTTCCGCgcgccgctcccgctcccgctccacgcgctcctcctcgctcgcctcGCCTCCCACAGGCTCTACCCGCTGCTCCGCTCCGAGCTCCACGCCCTCGCTGCCGCTCGCTTACACTCCCCGCCTTCCATCCTCCGCGCCctccccgccgcctcctcccccacCGCCCCGCCGCTCATCGCGGACATGCTCGTCTGTACGCTCGCTACGGATTCCCAGCCCTTGCCAGCGTACGAGGCTTTCCTCTTCGCCGGAGACAACTACCCGCGCCACCGCCCCTTTGTCTTCTCGGTGAACCGCCTTCTATCCGCCCTCGTCGACGCTGGCCGGGCCGACCTCGCCGAGAGGGCTTTCAGGGCGGCGCTCCGGCGGCGGGTATCGCCGGACCTTTTCACTTTCAACATCGTCATCTCCGGGCTCTGCAAGGACGGCCAGCTCAGGAAGGCTGGCGATGTGGCCAAGGACATCAGGGCGTGGGGGCTGACTCCCTCTGCCGTCACCTACAATACTCTCATCGCTGGATACTGCAAGAGGGGTCGTACCGGGAGGATGTACCATGTGGATACACTCTTGAAGGAGATGATCGAGGCTGGGATCTCGCCAGATGAGGTAACATTCAATGTGTTGATTAATGGGTATTGCAGTGACTCGAACCTTGCTGCTGCGCTGAGAGTCTTTGAGGAGATGAAGGAGCAGGGGATTGCGGCGAGCGCGGTGACATACGCTGCACTTGTTTGTGGTTTCTGTGGCGAGGGGAAGGTAGAGGAAGGGGTGAAGCTAGTGGATGAGATGCAGGATTTGGGGCTGGCGCCTAATGTGGCTACCATGAACAGTGTGCTGAATGGGTTTTGCAAGAAGGGCATGATGGCAGATGCTGAGAATTGGATTCATGGTATGGTGCAGAGGAGTGTTGAACCTAATGTCGTTACCTACACTGTTTTGATCGATGGATATCGTCGGCTCGGCAAAATGAAGGATGCAGTGGCAGTGATGGACGCGATGGCAGGTAAGGGGATTAGTCCAAATGTAAGATCGTACAATTGCCTGATAGCTGGGTTTACCCATAATGGGGATTGGAGGAGTGTTTCTGGCCTTCTCGATGAGATGAAGGAGAAAGGTGTTTGTGCTGATATTGTTACTTACAATACACTCATTGGTGCCCTGTGCTGCAAAGGGGACGTACGGAAAGCCGTAAGGCTTTTGGATGAAATGGTGATGGTTGGCGTGGAGCCAAAGCATGTGACTTACAACACCATAATACATGGATACTGTGAGAAGGGGAACATCAAGTCTGCCTATGAAATTAGGACCAGGATGGAGAAAGATAGGAAACGGGCAAATGTGGTCACATACAATGTGTTCATCAAGTACCTTTGTAGAATGGGGAAGATGGAGGAGGCTAATGAGCTCCTGAATGAGATGTTGGAGAAAGGTCTCGTTCCAAATGAGGTTACCTATGAAACAATCAAGGAGGGGATGATGGAGAAAGGTTATGTCCCCGATGTTAGAGGACTCACTTGCTCAGAATCCTCTCAAAACCTTTCATCTACCTGA